The following are encoded together in the Desulfovibrio sp. Huiquan2017 genome:
- a CDS encoding hydantoinase/oxoprolinase family protein, producing MLLGIDVGGTHTDAVAIDIGDKPTVVASCKVPTRHDDLLSSVTEALAAILDRIDRNAVTQLNLSTTLSTNAIVQNKTEDVGVIVSAGPGIDPHNFMPCKDFYVIDGSIDHRGNEVRALSTHQLAKAVDACRENGVRVFAAVSKFSTRNPRHENLIRRTVCNCKSVDACEHADFVTQGHQLGGALNFPRRVATAYFNCAVWRLYNDFATAVEEALDDMGLGNVKVNILKADGGTMPLPQSRTLPVQSIFSGPAASVMGIIALTDIFHDSIILDIGGTTTDIAVFADGAPLIEREGIDIGSHPTLVSALKVHSIGIGGDSAISVVGPEVRVGPNRLGPSVCLGGERVTLTDALNYTGASAVGDVAASRQAIDAYASARTLTGGKLAGDAVAYAARAIQDAARALVDEINSKPVYTIHELLEGKRIVPKKVYLMGGPAEALKDELRERFQLSTEVPANFDVANAIGAALTRTTWELELFADTQRHVLFIPSLSYRENVPSGYDLEDAKRDAANQLTMQLDSMGVFLRAEDAQITHASSFNMVEGYDMVGRNIRVKCQVRPGVIKTFGEGR from the coding sequence ATGCTATTAGGAATCGACGTGGGCGGCACCCACACCGACGCAGTCGCCATCGACATCGGGGACAAACCCACGGTGGTAGCCTCCTGCAAGGTGCCCACCCGACACGACGACCTGCTCTCGTCCGTCACCGAGGCCCTGGCCGCCATCCTCGACAGGATCGACCGGAACGCGGTCACCCAACTCAACCTGTCCACCACCCTGTCCACCAACGCCATCGTCCAAAACAAGACCGAGGACGTGGGTGTCATCGTTTCCGCCGGACCGGGCATCGACCCGCACAACTTCATGCCCTGCAAGGACTTCTACGTCATCGACGGGTCCATCGACCACCGAGGCAACGAGGTCCGCGCGCTCAGCACCCACCAACTGGCCAAGGCCGTGGACGCCTGCCGCGAAAACGGCGTGCGCGTCTTCGCCGCGGTCTCCAAGTTCTCCACCCGCAACCCGCGCCACGAGAACCTCATCCGGCGCACGGTCTGCAACTGCAAATCCGTGGACGCCTGCGAGCACGCCGACTTCGTCACCCAGGGACACCAGCTCGGCGGGGCGCTCAATTTCCCGCGCCGGGTGGCCACCGCCTATTTCAATTGCGCGGTCTGGCGGCTGTACAACGACTTCGCCACCGCCGTGGAGGAAGCCCTCGACGACATGGGGCTCGGCAACGTCAAGGTCAACATCCTCAAGGCCGACGGCGGGACCATGCCCCTGCCCCAGTCCAGGACCCTGCCCGTGCAGTCCATCTTTTCCGGCCCGGCCGCCTCGGTCATGGGCATCATCGCCCTGACCGACATCTTCCACGACTCGATCATCCTCGACATCGGCGGGACCACCACCGACATCGCGGTCTTCGCGGACGGCGCGCCGCTCATCGAGCGCGAAGGCATCGACATCGGCTCCCACCCCACCCTGGTCTCCGCGCTCAAGGTCCACTCCATCGGCATCGGCGGCGATTCGGCCATCTCCGTGGTCGGCCCCGAGGTCCGCGTCGGCCCCAACCGGCTCGGCCCGTCCGTCTGCCTGGGGGGAGAACGCGTCACCCTGACCGACGCCCTGAACTACACCGGAGCAAGCGCGGTGGGCGACGTGGCGGCCTCCCGCCAGGCCATTGACGCCTATGCCTCGGCCCGCACCCTGACGGGCGGCAAGCTCGCCGGGGACGCCGTGGCCTACGCGGCCCGGGCCATCCAGGACGCCGCCCGCGCCTTGGTGGACGAAATCAACTCCAAGCCGGTCTACACCATCCACGAACTCCTCGAAGGCAAACGGATCGTACCCAAGAAGGTCTATCTCATGGGCGGTCCGGCCGAGGCCCTGAAGGACGAACTGCGCGAACGCTTCCAACTGTCCACCGAAGTGCCCGCCAACTTCGACGTGGCCAACGCCATCGGCGCGGCCCTGACCCGGACCACTTGGGAACTCGAACTCTTCGCCGACACCCAACGCCACGTCCTGTTCATCCCTTCCCTGTCCTACCGCGAAAACGTCCCCTCCGGGTACGACCTGGAAGACGCCAAACGGGACGCCGCCAACCAACTGACCATGCAGCTCGATTCCATGGGCGTGTTTCTCCGGGCCGAGGACGCCCAGATCACCCACGCCTCCAGCTTCAACATGGTCGAGGGCTACGACATGGTGGGCCGGAACATCCGCGTCAAGTGCCAGGTCCGGCCCGGCGTAATCAAGACCTTCGGAGAGGGACGCTAA
- a CDS encoding flavodoxin family protein translates to MKVVAFNGSARKGGNTAEMIKRVLAKLEAQGIETEMIELAGKKMHGCIACYKCAEKKDRRCAVKDDFLNECIEAMEAADGILLASPTYFATITTEMSALIDRAGMVGMVNDSMYARKVGAAIVTARRGGAMQTFNTINAFFSSQQMIVPGSRYWNMGFGREKGEVLKDEEGMLTMDILGDNMAWLLHKIQD, encoded by the coding sequence ATGAAAGTTGTCGCATTCAACGGCTCCGCCCGGAAGGGTGGCAATACCGCCGAGATGATCAAACGCGTCCTGGCCAAACTCGAGGCCCAGGGCATCGAGACCGAGATGATCGAGCTGGCGGGCAAGAAAATGCACGGTTGCATCGCCTGCTACAAATGCGCGGAGAAAAAGGACCGCCGCTGCGCCGTCAAGGACGACTTCCTCAATGAATGTATCGAGGCCATGGAAGCCGCCGACGGCATCCTGCTCGCCTCGCCCACCTACTTCGCGACCATCACCACCGAAATGAGCGCCCTCATCGACCGCGCGGGCATGGTCGGCATGGTCAACGACTCCATGTACGCCCGCAAGGTCGGCGCAGCCATCGTCACCGCCCGGCGCGGCGGGGCCATGCAGACCTTCAACACCATCAACGCCTTCTTCTCCAGCCAGCAGATGATCGTCCCCGGCTCCCGCTACTGGAACATGGGCTTCGGCCGAGAAAAAGGCGAGGTGCTCAAGGACGAAGAAGGCATGCTGACCATGGACATCCTCGGTGACAACATGGCCTGGCTTCTGCACAAGATCCAGGACTAA
- a CDS encoding GrpB family protein, translating to MTETQEQKVARVLLDRIELVPPDPAWPRLFTEEKARLLACLPQGLVVCVEHFGSTSIPGIWAKPVVDMLVEVSDLDRAREEAMPILEALGYDAFWRPQPQGATPPHYPWFIRRGPGGERTHHIHMTVADSTLWEGLAFRDYLRAYPDAAVDYERLKRDLLVRHPGDRVAYTWGKSDFVREIAARAAEH from the coding sequence ATGACCGAGACCCAGGAACAAAAGGTCGCCCGGGTCCTGCTGGACCGCATCGAGCTGGTTCCCCCCGATCCGGCCTGGCCCCGCCTGTTCACGGAGGAAAAGGCCCGCCTGCTCGCCTGCCTGCCCCAGGGGCTTGTCGTGTGCGTGGAGCACTTCGGCAGCACCTCGATCCCCGGCATATGGGCCAAACCCGTTGTGGACATGCTCGTGGAGGTCTCGGACCTGGACCGGGCCAGGGAAGAGGCCATGCCCATTCTGGAAGCACTCGGTTACGACGCCTTCTGGCGGCCTCAACCCCAGGGGGCGACTCCGCCGCATTATCCCTGGTTCATCCGGCGCGGCCCAGGTGGGGAGCGCACCCACCATATCCACATGACCGTGGCCGACTCCACTTTGTGGGAGGGGCTGGCTTTCCGCGATTATCTTCGCGCTTACCCGGACGCGGCGGTGGACTATGAGCGGCTCAAGCGGGATCTGCTCGTCCGGCATCCCGGCGACCGCGTGGCCTACACCTGGGGCAAATCCGACTTCGTGCGCGAGATAGCGGCCAGGGCCGCCGAGCATTGA
- a CDS encoding cupin domain-containing protein has product MQLFSLFDTGIVTAEGASASAADLPWNQHPSFAGVALKHLITGAETGGRFSAHLVRLEPGAEIGDHVHENSWELHEVAEGSGECLLLGRRIPYAPGGMAILPEKAVHRVRAGRDGLCLLAKFVPALL; this is encoded by the coding sequence ATGCAACTCTTCTCGCTGTTCGATACCGGAATCGTGACCGCCGAGGGCGCGTCCGCGTCCGCCGCCGATCTGCCCTGGAACCAACACCCGAGCTTCGCCGGGGTGGCCCTCAAGCACCTGATCACCGGAGCCGAGACCGGCGGCCGGTTCAGTGCGCATCTGGTCCGTCTTGAACCCGGCGCGGAAATCGGCGACCATGTCCATGAAAACAGTTGGGAATTGCACGAAGTGGCCGAGGGGAGCGGGGAGTGCCTGCTCCTGGGACGGCGTATTCCCTATGCGCCCGGCGGGATGGCGATCCTGCCGGAAAAGGCCGTGCACCGGGTGCGGGCCGGGCGGGACGGCCTCTGCCTGCTGGCCAAATTCGTGCCCGCGCTGCTCTGA
- a CDS encoding NmrA family NAD(P)-binding protein, with product MSRIFIAGAAGNVGSALIDTFPDKTMLVPGAQGPEQAEALAARGLEARVFDSADKDSMVAAMAGCDRLFLAVPLHEKMARFGRLAVDAAKEAGIGYIVCVSAYGASSDAHWRLGREHGMVDQFVEDSKIPFTVLRANSFMQNFSTVLAPMVRSGVIELPEEEYKVSYIDARDVAACAVRLFNDNEGYTDAFYALTGPRGLTLADVAATIAEAAGIEVRYAPADEDAYIKSLDAAGVPEWDRNMLVSLSRVIKLGMMGNVTQAVEYLTGTPARPFEDFALEHVDAWR from the coding sequence ATGAGCAGGATTTTCATAGCGGGTGCGGCCGGAAACGTAGGCTCGGCCCTGATCGATACATTTCCCGACAAGACGATGCTGGTGCCCGGCGCGCAAGGGCCGGAGCAGGCGGAAGCCCTGGCGGCCCGGGGCCTGGAAGCGCGGGTTTTCGATTCCGCGGACAAGGATTCCATGGTTGCGGCCATGGCCGGTTGCGACCGGCTGTTCTTGGCCGTGCCCCTGCACGAGAAAATGGCCCGGTTCGGACGGTTGGCGGTGGATGCGGCCAAGGAAGCGGGTATCGGCTACATTGTCTGCGTGAGCGCTTACGGCGCGTCCTCCGACGCCCATTGGCGGCTGGGCCGGGAGCACGGCATGGTCGATCAGTTCGTGGAGGATTCCAAGATTCCGTTCACCGTGCTGCGGGCCAATTCCTTCATGCAGAATTTCAGCACCGTGCTCGCGCCCATGGTCCGGTCCGGGGTCATCGAGCTGCCCGAGGAAGAATACAAGGTCAGTTACATCGACGCGCGCGACGTCGCGGCCTGTGCCGTCCGGCTGTTCAACGACAACGAAGGCTACACGGACGCCTTTTACGCCCTGACCGGCCCCCGGGGCCTGACCCTTGCGGACGTGGCCGCAACCATCGCCGAGGCCGCCGGGATCGAAGTGCGCTACGCTCCGGCGGACGAGGACGCCTATATCAAGAGCCTGGACGCGGCGGGCGTGCCCGAGTGGGACCGCAACATGCTGGTTTCCCTGAGCCGGGTGATCAAGCTCGGCATGATGGGCAACGTGACCCAGGCCGTGGAATATCTGACCGGCACGCCCGCGCGGCCCTTCGAGGATTTCGCCCTCGAACACGTGGACGCCTGGAGATAG
- a CDS encoding histone deacetylase yields MIKSNNTLGIIFFPAFDWAISPTHPERQERLLYTQDQLREEGLFDIEGITEFKPDVASVEDVERVHFCFPDVPSVVTRSHLISAGGAIKAGDLIMEGQTDRAFAMVRPPGHHAMKVVHGSRGFCTINIEAIMIEHIREKYGHKRIAIVDTDCHHGDGTQDIYWHDPDTLFISLHQDGRTLYPGTGFPRDLGGPNAMGRTLNIPLPPNTSDEGFLMAVERVVLPILEDFKPDLVINSAGQDNHFSDPITNMNFSAGGYAAMNDMLKPDIAVLEGGYSIQGALPYVNLGICLAMAGVDYSHVREPNYNAERIRQDARTTEYIAELCKQLPALYFDPPKFVSKGDSRQGVITGDNYVRHKQIYYDTDGINEVQQESVTLCKQCRGLYKVETRADSGPLCLGVEIPVNACPECRAKGYQTVEDAQLKGTYRYVQLINRRDKEYIRYGF; encoded by the coding sequence ATGATCAAATCCAACAACACCCTCGGCATCATCTTCTTCCCGGCCTTCGACTGGGCCATCTCGCCCACCCACCCCGAACGCCAGGAACGGCTCCTCTACACCCAGGATCAACTGCGCGAGGAAGGCCTTTTCGACATCGAAGGCATCACCGAATTCAAACCCGACGTGGCCTCCGTGGAAGATGTGGAACGCGTCCACTTCTGCTTCCCGGACGTCCCCTCCGTGGTCACCCGCTCACATCTCATCTCCGCGGGCGGGGCCATCAAGGCCGGAGACCTGATCATGGAAGGGCAGACGGACCGCGCCTTCGCCATGGTCCGCCCCCCGGGACACCACGCCATGAAAGTGGTCCACGGCTCGCGCGGCTTCTGCACCATCAACATCGAAGCCATCATGATCGAGCATATCCGGGAAAAATACGGCCACAAGCGCATCGCCATCGTGGACACCGACTGCCACCACGGCGACGGCACCCAGGACATCTACTGGCACGACCCGGACACCCTGTTCATCTCCCTGCACCAGGACGGCCGGACCCTCTACCCGGGCACGGGCTTCCCCCGCGACCTCGGCGGGCCCAACGCCATGGGGCGGACCCTGAACATCCCCCTGCCGCCCAACACCTCGGACGAAGGGTTCCTCATGGCCGTCGAGCGCGTGGTCCTGCCCATCCTCGAAGACTTCAAGCCCGACCTGGTCATCAACTCCGCCGGGCAGGACAACCACTTCTCCGACCCCATCACCAACATGAACTTCTCGGCGGGCGGCTATGCGGCCATGAACGACATGCTCAAGCCGGACATCGCCGTGCTCGAAGGGGGCTACTCCATCCAGGGTGCCCTGCCCTATGTCAACCTCGGCATCTGCCTGGCCATGGCGGGCGTGGACTACTCGCATGTGCGCGAGCCCAACTACAACGCCGAACGCATCCGGCAGGACGCCCGGACCACCGAATATATCGCGGAACTCTGCAAACAGCTCCCCGCCCTCTATTTCGACCCGCCGAAATTCGTCTCCAAAGGAGACAGCCGCCAAGGTGTTATCACCGGCGACAACTATGTCCGCCACAAGCAAATCTACTACGACACCGACGGCATCAACGAGGTCCAGCAGGAGTCCGTCACCCTGTGCAAGCAGTGCCGGGGACTCTACAAGGTCGAAACCCGCGCCGACTCCGGGCCGCTCTGCCTCGGCGTCGAAATCCCTGTGAACGCCTGCCCCGAATGCCGCGCCAAAGGCTACCAGACCGTCGAGGACGCACAGCTCAAGGGCACCTACCGCTATGTCCAATTGATCAACAGGCGGGACAAGGAATACATTCGCTACGGCTTCTAA
- a CDS encoding zinc dependent phospholipase C family protein, which yields MKFVLILAGLFVILMPDQALAWGPGVHLALGNAVLANLGCLPPLLAAILSRHREAFLYGSLSADIFIGKGTRIKPGHSHNWVTGFKLLKSAPDPCVAAYAYGYLTHLAADVVAHNYFVPNALAALKSGSNLSHVYVEAQADRRFRTEQETALNLLRMPNRVQDDSLLMAMDRRRLPFLVKKQLLKGSLSVTGRKSWTGSLRLAERLLHSSRVNRQLDDMFSLSENLVFDFLCGPDRSPAVAFDPIGSGNLRRVRDMRLNRRGMQPFVPDDSLLAIPRPAVDLSGTALARVGS from the coding sequence ATGAAGTTTGTTTTGATCCTTGCCGGCCTTTTCGTGATCCTCATGCCCGACCAGGCCCTGGCCTGGGGGCCGGGGGTGCACTTGGCCTTGGGCAACGCCGTGTTGGCCAATCTCGGCTGTCTGCCGCCGTTGCTGGCCGCGATCCTGTCGCGCCACCGCGAGGCTTTTCTCTACGGCTCCCTGTCCGCCGACATCTTTATCGGCAAGGGCACCCGGATCAAGCCCGGCCACAGCCATAACTGGGTGACCGGCTTCAAGCTCCTCAAGTCCGCTCCGGACCCGTGCGTCGCGGCTTACGCCTATGGCTACCTGACCCATCTGGCCGCCGATGTGGTCGCCCACAATTATTTCGTGCCCAACGCCCTGGCCGCCCTCAAATCCGGCTCCAACCTGTCCCACGTCTACGTGGAAGCCCAGGCCGACCGCCGTTTCCGGACCGAACAGGAGACCGCGCTCAACCTCTTGCGCATGCCCAATCGCGTCCAGGACGACTCCCTGCTCATGGCCATGGACCGCCGCCGCTTGCCTTTCCTGGTCAAGAAGCAATTGCTCAAGGGCAGCCTTTCCGTGACCGGCCGCAAATCCTGGACCGGCTCCCTGCGCCTGGCCGAGCGGCTACTTCACTCCTCCCGGGTCAACCGCCAGCTTGACGACATGTTTTCCCTGTCCGAAAACCTGGTCTTCGATTTCCTGTGCGGCCCGGACCGCTCCCCGGCCGTGGCCTTCGATCCCATCGGCAGCGGCAACCTGCGCCGCGTGCGCGACATGCGCCTGAACCGCCGTGGCATGCAGCCGTTCGTCCCGGACGATTCCCTGCTGGCCATCCCGCGCCCGGCCGTGGACCTGAGCGGGACCGCTCTGGCCCGAGTCGGGAGCTGA
- a CDS encoding PAS domain S-box protein produces MLKRVTFLIPPVIGLMVGVMVYVGYRADQDNHAQKVRARVVQTLNEAKGNLDAAIGSGIHLASALEAFLKVNPELSQDQFEVMADALLVNMPAVRSIQLAKGGMLSHAYPPWSAGKGFGHPLVQNAPVALRSLIERARATGQRQILAQDEHSRASDELIILAPVFLSGRTGQASYWGLISVHFDGPALFHGMGIGVPGDVLLALRRRTFAEGRDPMLAGDSVVFNMAPVVRTIQVPSGDWILGAAPSGGWGGSPHQNYILGLGLLAMILIPALLWAVAVIILGRLKDRERYYQLVHSAKSIIIRIDMDGDIVFCNEYAADFYGYEPGELLGKPLVGTLVPRRSLEGRSVRRYLNRLLMNPSAHPFNEAMNVRKNGEIVWVAWANDSVCSKDGTILGLLCVGTDITDRKLMEEALRQREKQYRLLAENVTDIIWGLDADYRFTYVSPSDEAVRGFKRSEVLGRHIQDFLAPASRARFTDSLRVLDDMDESREHLTSVTEDLEFICADGSSVWLESHLGILFSEEGERIGLQGVSRDISDRKLAEALREDVERMARHDLKTPLGAVIGLPEEIRRRGNLDGPQEAMLATIENAGAAMLELINRSLDLYKMECGTYVLDRTAVDVLDVLELIKAESLPTLSEKGISVGIEVRGGQMDGALPVSADAELFRSMLCNLFANALEASPENGSVSILLDKNDGLTIIIRNQGEVPLSVRETFFDKYSTSSPSRGSGLGTYSARLIARTHGGDITVETDVPGETSVVVTLPQ; encoded by the coding sequence ATGCTTAAACGCGTTACCTTCCTGATTCCCCCCGTCATAGGCCTCATGGTAGGCGTCATGGTGTACGTCGGCTATCGCGCGGACCAGGACAATCACGCCCAGAAGGTTCGGGCCCGGGTGGTCCAGACCCTCAACGAGGCCAAGGGAAATCTGGACGCCGCCATCGGCTCGGGCATCCACTTGGCCAGTGCCCTGGAGGCCTTCCTCAAGGTCAATCCGGAGCTCAGTCAGGACCAGTTCGAGGTCATGGCCGACGCCCTGTTGGTCAACATGCCCGCCGTGCGCTCCATCCAATTGGCCAAGGGGGGGATGCTCTCGCACGCCTATCCGCCTTGGAGCGCGGGCAAGGGGTTCGGGCATCCCCTGGTCCAAAACGCTCCCGTGGCCTTGCGAAGCTTGATCGAGCGAGCCAGGGCCACCGGGCAGCGGCAGATTCTGGCACAGGACGAGCATTCCCGCGCATCCGACGAACTCATCATCCTGGCTCCGGTTTTCCTGTCCGGCAGGACGGGCCAGGCGAGCTACTGGGGCTTGATCAGCGTTCATTTCGACGGTCCCGCGCTGTTTCACGGCATGGGCATCGGCGTGCCCGGCGACGTGCTCCTGGCCCTGCGCCGCAGGACCTTTGCGGAGGGCCGCGATCCCATGCTCGCCGGCGATTCCGTGGTTTTCAACATGGCCCCGGTCGTCCGCACCATTCAGGTGCCTTCTGGCGACTGGATCCTGGGCGCGGCCCCGAGCGGCGGCTGGGGCGGGTCCCCGCACCAAAACTATATTCTCGGCCTCGGGCTGCTGGCCATGATCCTCATTCCGGCCTTACTTTGGGCGGTGGCCGTCATCATCCTGGGCCGACTCAAGGACCGCGAGCGTTACTACCAGCTCGTGCACAGCGCCAAGTCCATTATCATCCGCATCGACATGGACGGCGATATCGTCTTCTGCAACGAGTACGCCGCGGATTTCTACGGCTACGAGCCGGGCGAGCTTCTCGGCAAACCCCTGGTCGGCACCCTGGTCCCGCGCAGGAGCCTCGAAGGCCGCTCCGTGCGCCGTTACCTCAATCGGCTGCTCATGAATCCCTCGGCCCATCCGTTCAACGAGGCCATGAACGTGCGCAAGAACGGCGAAATCGTTTGGGTGGCCTGGGCCAATGACTCGGTATGCTCCAAGGACGGGACCATCCTGGGCCTGCTCTGCGTGGGCACGGACATCACCGACCGCAAGCTCATGGAAGAGGCCCTGCGCCAGCGCGAAAAGCAATACCGCCTGCTGGCCGAAAACGTCACCGACATCATCTGGGGGCTGGACGCGGACTATCGGTTCACCTACGTCAGCCCCTCGGACGAGGCCGTGCGCGGCTTCAAACGGTCCGAGGTCCTCGGCCGCCATATCCAGGATTTTCTCGCCCCGGCCTCCAGGGCCCGCTTTACGGATTCCCTCCGCGTGCTCGACGATATGGACGAAAGCCGGGAGCACCTCACCTCGGTCACCGAAGATCTCGAATTCATCTGCGCCGACGGGTCCTCGGTCTGGCTTGAATCCCATCTCGGCATTCTCTTTTCCGAGGAGGGCGAACGCATCGGTCTGCAAGGCGTCAGCCGTGACATCTCCGACCGCAAACTGGCCGAGGCCCTGCGCGAGGATGTGGAACGCATGGCCCGCCACGATCTCAAGACCCCGCTCGGCGCGGTCATCGGCCTGCCCGAGGAAATCCGTCGGCGCGGCAATCTCGACGGACCCCAGGAAGCCATGCTCGCCACCATCGAAAATGCGGGCGCGGCCATGCTCGAACTCATCAACCGCTCTCTCGACCTCTACAAGATGGAATGCGGCACCTACGTCCTGGACCGGACCGCCGTGGATGTCCTGGACGTTCTTGAGCTGATCAAGGCCGAATCCCTGCCCACCCTCAGCGAAAAGGGTATCAGCGTGGGCATCGAGGTGCGCGGCGGGCAGATGGACGGCGCTCTGCCCGTGTCCGCCGATGCCGAACTCTTCCGCTCCATGCTCTGCAATCTCTTCGCCAACGCCCTTGAAGCCTCTCCCGAAAACGGGTCCGTATCCATCCTCTTGGACAAGAACGACGGCCTGACCATCATCATCCGCAACCAGGGCGAAGTCCCCCTGTCCGTGCGCGAAACCTTCTTCGACAAGTATTCCACCTCCAGCCCCTCGCGCGGCTCCGGGCTCGGCACCTACTCGGCCCGGCTCATCGCCCGCACCCACGGCGGCGACATCACCGTCGAGACCGACGTCCCCGGCGAGACCAGCGTCGTCGTCACCTTGCCCCAATAG
- a CDS encoding AraC family transcriptional regulator encodes MAYERTRYHEIPGLDGVGVVRHAGAPPTTARHAHRSVCVGAVLAGSRRVEAPGGSCEAGAGQVLIVPAGLSHSCPDAGESEYVMVSLAPACFEAAGLIPRLPSDRPVVADDPTRLGDVLRLADLAGSGASSLERQAALLAVMEPLCRGGEPSAAGAGIAECPGADRIAEVRRRLESACAEDVHLEALAALAGCSPCRLNRMFARAVGMPPHEYQILQRVRLAKACIRRGAGLAESAAEAGFSDQSHMTRCFHRIMGMTPGVFAAGVRAPKKS; translated from the coding sequence ATGGCATACGAACGGACGCGATATCATGAAATTCCCGGCCTGGACGGGGTCGGTGTGGTCCGCCATGCGGGCGCGCCCCCGACCACTGCGCGCCACGCCCACCGATCCGTGTGCGTGGGCGCGGTCCTGGCCGGGAGCCGGAGGGTGGAAGCCCCGGGCGGGAGCTGCGAGGCCGGGGCCGGACAGGTCCTGATCGTGCCCGCCGGACTGTCCCACTCCTGCCCGGACGCGGGCGAGAGCGAATACGTCATGGTCAGCCTCGCGCCTGCCTGCTTCGAGGCCGCCGGACTGATCCCGCGCCTTCCCTCGGACCGGCCCGTCGTGGCGGACGACCCCACCCGTTTGGGGGATGTGCTCCGGCTGGCCGATCTGGCTGGAAGCGGGGCCTCGTCCCTGGAGCGGCAGGCGGCCCTGCTCGCGGTCATGGAGCCTTTGTGCCGTGGCGGAGAGCCGTCAGCTGCGGGTGCCGGTATCGCCGAATGCCCGGGGGCGGACCGCATCGCCGAGGTTCGCCGCCGTCTGGAATCCGCCTGTGCCGAGGACGTGCACCTCGAGGCCCTGGCCGCCCTGGCCGGATGCAGCCCGTGCCGCCTGAATCGGATGTTCGCCCGGGCCGTGGGCATGCCGCCGCACGAGTACCAGATCCTGCAACGGGTCCGCCTGGCCAAGGCCTGCATCCGCCGGGGAGCGGGGTTGGCCGAGAGCGCGGCCGAGGCCGGGTTTTCAGACCAGAGCCACATGACCCGCTGTTTTCACAGGATCATGGGCATGACGCCGGGCGTTTTCGCCGCAGGAGTGCGGGCCCCGAAAAAAAGTTGA
- a CDS encoding nitroreductase family protein has product MDTMEALCTRRSVRKFENKPVPDEMVKQILDAAMMAPSAGNGQPWQFIVVNERTRLDAMVDLHPYVQMVRQAQLGIIVCGDLSKEKFPGYWVQDCAAAMENLLLAVHALGLGAVWTGIYPKEDRVAGYRAMFNIPDHVMPLGFAPIGWPAQQPKSESRFNPDRIHYNTY; this is encoded by the coding sequence ATGGATACTATGGAAGCCCTGTGCACCCGGCGCAGCGTACGCAAATTTGAAAACAAGCCCGTCCCCGACGAGATGGTCAAGCAGATCCTTGACGCGGCCATGATGGCCCCCAGCGCGGGCAACGGCCAGCCGTGGCAGTTCATCGTGGTCAACGAACGGACCCGGCTCGACGCCATGGTGGACCTGCACCCCTACGTCCAGATGGTCCGGCAGGCCCAGTTGGGCATCATCGTCTGCGGCGATCTGTCCAAGGAGAAGTTCCCGGGCTACTGGGTCCAGGACTGCGCCGCAGCCATGGAAAACCTGCTCCTGGCCGTACACGCCCTGGGCCTGGGCGCGGTCTGGACCGGCATCTATCCCAAGGAGGACCGGGTGGCCGGCTATCGGGCCATGTTCAACATCCCGGACCACGTCATGCCCCTTGGCTTCGCCCCCATCGGCTGGCCCGCACAGCAACCCAAATCCGAAAGCCGCTTCAATCCGGACCGAATCCACTACAACACCTATTAG
- a CDS encoding HD-GYP domain-containing protein, producing the protein MGKGREELLRVIRTISAGGPADGIHALTGPEYDPETQELAEAVAVMLAKIEAREDRLEELLAKIRRDTVNTITAVAHALGTRDAYTEGHGERVGVYARRLAQRLGLPTDEVERIRIAGTLHDIGKIGFSDRIFSSDDTPLTREMVDEIHRHPEWGRDILKNLDFLGPALEYVYAHHELMDGSGYPRGLSGAAIPLGARILCVVDYFDAMTTDRPYQRGRSAQAAFNTLRRLAGTALDPDLVEAFILEVEEGGTEGAA; encoded by the coding sequence GTGGGCAAGGGGCGTGAGGAATTGCTGCGGGTTATCCGGACCATCTCGGCGGGTGGCCCGGCCGACGGCATCCATGCCTTGACCGGGCCGGAGTACGATCCCGAAACCCAGGAACTGGCCGAGGCCGTGGCCGTCATGCTGGCCAAGATCGAGGCCCGCGAGGATCGGCTGGAGGAGCTCTTGGCCAAGATCCGGCGGGACACCGTGAACACCATCACGGCCGTGGCCCATGCCCTGGGGACGCGCGACGCCTACACCGAGGGGCACGGCGAACGCGTGGGGGTCTATGCCCGCCGCCTGGCCCAGCGGCTCGGCCTGCCCACCGACGAGGTGGAACGCATCCGCATCGCCGGAACCCTGCACGACATCGGCAAGATCGGCTTCAGCGACCGCATTTTCTCCAGCGACGACACCCCGCTGACCCGGGAGATGGTGGACGAGATCCACCGCCATCCCGAATGGGGCCGCGATATCCTGAAGAATCTCGACTTTCTCGGCCCGGCCCTGGAATACGTCTACGCCCACCATGAACTCATGGACGGCTCCGGCTATCCGCGCGGCCTTTCGGGCGCGGCCATCCCGCTGGGCGCGCGCATCCTCTGCGTGGTCGATTATTTCGACGCCATGACCACGGACCGTCCCTATCAGCGGGGGCGTTCGGCCCAGGCGGCCTTCAACACCCTGCGTAGGCTTGCCGGGACCGCGTTGGACCCGGATCTGGTGGAGGCCTTCATCCTCGAAGTGGAGGAAGGCGGCACGGAGGGCGCGGCATGA